The Rhodopseudomonas palustris genome window below encodes:
- a CDS encoding LysR family transcriptional regulator gives MIESAAIRYFREVTESGSIKQAAATLRIAPSAISRQIQAIEEELSVKLFERNARGMTLTDAGRLVYRYAVDNRSLLDGIRAKVQEFETMRRGQIRFATVEGMLANFLSNFLVELSADYPGIFVSTTVVGSRAVAEMVGRNEVDLGLVFGRAPRRDLIELARMRQSLCLIVAPDHPMADRCSCSVKDLEGLRVIVPDPSFGIRQEIDRACANAKVRLEICSETNSLAFAQMLASRTDLATFLPRDTAMPAITAGRLVAVPLRDKRLEATQVTLVQLATRNISPSCRMVAELLIARMKRARE, from the coding sequence ATGATCGAGTCGGCGGCGATTCGCTATTTTCGCGAAGTCACGGAATCCGGCTCGATCAAGCAGGCCGCCGCGACGCTGCGGATCGCGCCGTCGGCGATCAGCCGGCAGATCCAGGCGATCGAGGAAGAACTGTCGGTCAAGCTGTTCGAGCGCAACGCCCGCGGCATGACGCTGACCGACGCCGGCCGGCTGGTGTATCGCTACGCCGTCGACAATCGCAGCCTGCTCGACGGCATTCGCGCCAAGGTGCAGGAATTCGAGACCATGCGCCGCGGCCAGATCCGGTTCGCGACCGTCGAAGGCATGCTGGCGAATTTCCTGTCGAACTTTTTGGTCGAGCTGTCGGCCGACTATCCGGGCATTTTCGTCTCGACCACGGTGGTCGGCTCGCGCGCGGTCGCCGAAATGGTCGGGCGCAACGAGGTCGATCTCGGGCTGGTGTTCGGGCGGGCGCCGCGGCGCGACCTGATCGAGCTGGCGCGGATGCGGCAGTCGCTGTGCCTGATCGTCGCGCCCGATCATCCGATGGCGGATCGCTGCTCCTGCTCGGTCAAGGATCTCGAGGGTCTGCGCGTGATCGTTCCCGATCCGTCGTTCGGCATCCGTCAGGAGATCGACCGCGCCTGCGCCAACGCCAAGGTGCGGCTGGAGATCTGCAGCGAGACCAATTCGCTGGCGTTCGCGCAGATGCTGGCGTCGCGCACCGATCTCGCCACCTTCCTGCCGCGCGACACCGCGATGCCGGCGATTACGGCCGGGCGGCTGGTGGCGGTGCCGCTGCGCGACAAGCGGCTGGAGGCGACGCAGGTGACGCTGGTGCAACTCGCCACCCGCAACATCTCGCCGTCGTGCCGGATGGTCGCCGAGCTGCTGATCGCGCGGATGAAGCGCGCGCGGGAGTAA